The nucleotide window CGGGTTGCCGATGGTCACGCCAAAACCCCGTTCCAGGGGCTCGAGCACGAACTCGCCGTAATTCCCCTCGATCCGGGCGTTGAACACCGGAGCCTTGGTCTTTGTGCTTTCCAAGATCAGACCTCCTTGGGAGGCGCGGATAGCGCGGCTATCGGCTACCTCGAGTAGAACTCGATCACGAGCTGCTCGTTGACCGGGATGGATAGGGCCTCACGCTCGGGCACCCGCAGGAAGCGGCCCTTCATGGTATCGGGGTTGAACTCCAACCAGGGGAAGGACTTGCGGCCCTTGAAGCGCTCGACGTTGGCCTGGATGAAGGCCAGCTTCTTACCCCTCTCGCTCACGGCGATCTCGTCGCCCTGCTTGAGGCGGTAGCCGGGCAGGTCCACCTTCTGACCGTTGACCAGGATGTGGCCGTGGCGCACGAACTGGCGGGCCTGGCGGCGGGTGGAGGCGATACCTAAGCGGAAGACCACGTTGTCCAGGCGGGACTCGAGGAGCTGGAGGAAAACTGTGCCGGTCACGCCCTTCTTGCGGCTGGCCTCCTCGAAGAGGTTGCGGAACTGCCGCTCGCCCACCTCATAGATAAAGCGCAGCTTCTGCTTCTCACGCAGACGCACGGCGTAGTCGGAGGGGCGGCGGGTTTTCTTCTGCCCGTGCTGACCGGGCGAGTAGGGGCGGCGGTCGAGGTACTTCTGGACCTTCTCGGTCTCGGCTACGTTGATGCCCAGCCGACGGGCGATTTTGACAACAGGACCTGCGTAACGACCCATCGTTCAATCACTCCTTAGGCGATCTTGCGGAATTTCTTGCGCGGACGGCAGCCGTTGTGGGGGGTGGGGGTGTCGTCGACGATGGAGCGAACCTGAATCCCCGAAGCCTGCAGGGCGCGGATGGCCTGCTCGCGGCCCGCGCCGGTGCCCCGCACCACCACATCCACGCTGGTCATGCCAAAGCCCTGGGCCTTCTTGGCGGCGTCCATGGCCGCGAGCTGGGCGGCGTAGGGGGTGCCCTTGCGGCTGCCCTTATAGCCGATCACCCCACCCGACGACCAGGTCACGGGGTTGCCGTCGGCGTCGGTGATGGTAACGATGGTGTTGTTGTAGGAGGCGTGGATGAACGCCCGCCCACTGGTCACATGACGCTTGACTTTCTTCTTGCTTGCCTTCTTCGGTGCGGCCATACTCTCCTCGGTTGCACCCACGTTGAGCGAAGCTTCGTTCCGCCGGAGGCTGTTGCGACTTGGGTGCGCCGGGTCGCGCTCTAAGCGGAAACCCCAAAACCGGGGGCTCAACGCTAGTCAGGAGTCTCTGCTGGCCCAAAGTGGGACTTCATTCCAGCTTTGTACTTCCCAGTTGCCTCGCTCCCAAAACCCAAAACGGATCTCAGAAGCCCTGACGTCTACTTGCGGGGGGCCTTCTTCTTGCCGGCCACGGTCTTGCGCGGGCCCTTGCGGGTGCGGGCGTTGGTGCGGGTGCGCTGACCACGCACGGGCAGGCCACGGCGGTGGCGCAGGCCACGGTAGCAGCCGATGTCCATCAGGCGCTTGATATTGGCCGCCACCTCAGCGCGCAACTCGCCCTCGGTCTTGTAGTTGTTCTCGATGTACTCCCGCAGCTTGGCCACCTCGGCTTCGCTGAGGTCCTTTACCCGCACCGAGGGGTCTACCTGGGTGGCCTCGAGGGCCTCCTTAGCCCGGTACGGACCCACCCCGTAGATATAGGTGAGGGCGATGTCCACGCGCTTGTTGCGGGGGATTTCGACGCCTGCAATACGAGCCATTCCTCTCTCCTTTATCCTTGCCGCTGTTTGTGCTTGGGTTCTTCACAGATCACGAATACCCGACCGTGACGCTTCACGATCTTGCACTTGTCGCAGATCTTCTTGACCGATGCTCTGACCTTCATGCCTGTCTCCTTCGCAAGCTACTTCCTGTAGACGATTCTGCCCCGGCTCGGGTCATAGGGGGTGACCTCCACCACCACCCGGTCGCCCGGCAGGATGCGGATGTAGTTCATGCGCATCTTGCCCGAGATGTAGCACAGGATTTCGGGGCCGCTGTCGAGCTGAACCCTAAAGGTGGTGTTGGGCAGGGCCTCTGAGATAACCCCTTCCATCCGAATCGTGTCTTTGTCCTTCGCCAAGCGCTTCTCCTTCCCCTCGCTCTTTAGCGCACCGCAACCGACCTCGGACTCCCGGTGAGGAGTCTTGGGCCGGCTTCGGTGATCGCTACCGTGTTTTCGTAGTGGGCGGCCAGGTTACCCTTGCCCGCGCTGGCCGTCCAACCATCCTCCAATATTACCACCTTGGCGGGGAAAAGCGTAACCATTGGCTCAAACGCCAGGGTCATGCCCGGACGCAGCTTGGGGCCCTGCCCGGCCTTGCCAAAGTTGGGCACCTGGGGGTCTTCGTGCATCGAGCGACCCACCCCGTGCCCCACCATCTCGCGCACCACCCACAGGCCGTGCCCCTCGATGAACTCCTGCACGACGGCGGCCACGTCGCCGATGCGGTTGCCCACCTTCATGGCCTCCAGCCCCGCCCAGAAGGCCTCCTCGGTGACCCGGATGAGCTTCTCGGCCTCGGGCGAGACCTTGCCGATGGCGTAGGTGCGGGCCATGTCGGTGGTGAAGCCCTGGTAGGTAAAGGCGAAGTCCACCTTCAGCACGTCCCCCTCCTTCAGCAGGCGCTTGTCGGGGAAACCGTGCACCACCACCTCGTTGAGCGACATGCAGGTAGCGAAGGGGTAGGAGCCCTGGTAGCCCATCTGGGGGGCCACGCCGCCGCGGGCCTTGATGGCCCTGGCCACGAAGTGCTCGAGCTCGAGCGTGCTCACGCCGGGCCGGATCAGGGGCTCGAGTTCGGCGAAGATCTCGGTGTGCAAGCGGCCAGTCTCGGCCATGCGCTCGAGTTCCCAGGGGCTTTTGATAACGATCGCCACGTGTCTCCTTCAGTGCAAATCGTGGTTCAGGGCCGACTGGATGCGGCTGTAGACCTCGTCCATGGAGCCCAGGCCGTCGATGGCCTTGAGGTTGCCGGTACGGGCGTAGTAGTCCACCAGGGGTTGGGTCTTCTCCGCGTAGACGGCCAGGCGCTTGCGGATGGTCTCCTCGTTATCGTCGGAGCGGCCCTCGGCCTGGGCGCGCCCCAGCAGCCGCTGAATGAGCTCCTCACGCGGCACGTCCACCAGGAGCACGCCCCGCAGTTCGACCCCCAGCTCCTCCAGCAGGCGGTCCAGAGCCTCGGCCTGAGCATGGGTGCGCGGGAAGCCGTCGAAGATGATCCGGGGTGTGGGCATGGCGGCGATCTCTTCCTTTACCAGCTCGAGGATCAGCTCGTCGGGCACCAGGTCGCCCCGGTCCAGGATCGGCTTGACCTTCTGCCCCAGCTCGGTGCCACGGGCAATGTGGCTGCGCAGGATGTCGCCGGTGGAAAGCTGGCGGTAACCCCGCTCAGCCGCCAGACGTTTGGCCTGGGTGCCTTTTCCGGCCCCAGGCGGTCCTAGGAAGATAACCGCTTCGCCCATAGTGAGTATCCCTTTAGTGGCCTCCGGTGTTCTCACGGCGCTACGCCGGTCAAGTTTGCGGCGAGCCCGCCGTGAGGGGGCTCAGAAGCGTGTGCCGGTGCGACCGCGGATGCGGCCTTTGGACAAGAAACCTTCGTAATTGCGCAGCATGAGCTGCGACTCGATCTGGCGCAGGGTATCCAGCGCCACGCCCACCACGATCAGCAGGCTGATCCCCGAGAAGGACACCAGGCTAAAGCCGGTGGCCTTGAGCACCAGCGTGGGAACCGCCGCCACCGCTGCCAGGAATAGCGCCCCCCACAGCGTCAGGCGGGATACGATGTGCTCGAGGAACTTGACCGTAGGCTCTCCCGGCCGAATGCCGGGAACGAAGCCACCGTACTCGCGCAGGTTCTCGGCGATGCGCCGGGGGTCGAACTGCACGGCGGTGTAGATGTAGGTAAAGCCGAAGACCAACAGCACCTCGATGATGAGCCCGGAGAGGTTGGAGGGGTTGAAGAAGTGAGCGACGGACTGGGCTACCTGGCTCTGGGTCAGCGAACCGGCGATGAAGATGGGCACCTGCAAGAGCGCAGCGGCGAAGACGATAGGGATGACCCCCGCCGCGTTGACCTTGACCGGGATGTAGGTGGCCTGCCCGCCGTACACCCGCCGCCCCACCTGCTTGCGGGCGTACTGCACGGGGATGCGGCGCTCGGCCTGGGTGATGGTGGCCATGAAGGCGAAAGCGATCACCAGGAAGGCGATGAAGAAGAGCAGCGCGACCAGATTAGCCTGCCCCGCCCCCACCAAACCGGCGGTTTGAGCGATGCGCAGCGGCCACCCGGCCACGATCCCGGCGAAGATGATCATGCTGGTACCGTTGCCCACCCCGTATTCGGTGATGCGCTCGGCCATCCACAGCACCAGCGCGATCCCCGCGACCTGGGTCACCACCACGATGAAGTGGAAGAAGAAGCCCGGCTCCCAGCCTGGAAGCAAAAACTGTCCGTTGTTGGAGGAGAGGAAAGCGGTAGAGAGGAACAGCGCCTGCACACCCCCCAGCGCCACGCCCGCGTAGCGGGTGTAGCGGTTGATGATGCGGCGGCCTTCTTCGCCTTCTTTTTGCAGCTTCTCGAGCGCCGGCACCACCGTGACCAGCAGGTTCATGATGATCGAGGCGGTGATGTAGGGCATGATGCCCAACGCGAAGATGGAGAACTGCTCGAAGTTGGAGCCCGAGAAGAGGTTGATGATGCCCAGTGCCCCCCCGGCCTGGGTGCCCAGGTACTCCTTGATCTTGGTGTAGTCCACGCCGGGGGTGGGGATGAAGGCGCACAGGCGGTAGGCCGCCAGCACCATCAAGGTGAAGATGATCCGGGCGCGAAGCTCGGGGATGAAGAGGGCATCCCGAAAAGCCCGGAGCATATTAGGCTCCCTCGCCGCTGCCCTCGAGGGCAATGGCCTCGCCGCCGGCGGCCTTGATCTTCTGGGCTGCGGCAGCGGAGAACTTGTGGGCCGTCACCTTCAAGGCGGTGCCGATCTCGCCGTTGGCGAGCACCTTCACCGGGTAGCCCGGGCGCACCAACCCGGCGTCGGCCAGGGCCTCGGGGGTGACTTCACCCTGGGTGAACGCCTTGGCGATGGCGCCGACGTTGACCACCTGGTACTCCACGCGCTTGATCTCGCCGGGTACCTGGCCGCTCATGCCGCGCTTGGGCAAGCGCATGAGCAAGGTCGAGCGCCCACCCTCGAAGCGGTTGGGGTTTTTGAGGCCGCCCGAGCGGGACTTCTGGCCTTTGTGGCCGCGCCCGGCGGTCTTGCCGTGGCCCGAGCCGGGGCCACGCCCCACGCGCTTCTTGCGCTTGTTGGCCCCTTCGTTAGGGCGCAGGTCGGATAGCTTCATTATTTATCCTCCACGATGGTCACCAGGTGGGCCACCTTGGCGATCTGGCCGCGGATGGCGGGGTTGTCGGCCAGCTCGCGCACACGGTGCATCTTGGTCAGGCCCAGGGCCTTGAGGGCGGCTTTCTGGTCCTTAGGGTAACCGATGGGGCTCTTGGTCAGCTTGACGCGGATCGCCATCAGGCCACCTCCTCCTTGCGCAGGCGCTTGACATCCTCCCAAGTCTGCAGCTGGCGCAGCGCCTCCATGGTGGCGTAGGCGATGTTGACGGGGTTGCGCGAGCCCAGCTCCTTGGTGAGCACGTCGGTGACACCGGCGAGCTCGAGGATGGCGCGGGGCACCATGCCCGCGATCACGCCGGTACCGGGAGCCGCCGGACGCAGCAGGATGGTCGAGGAGCCGTGGGTCACCTGGATTTCGTGGGGGATGGTGCCGCCTTGCAGGGGCACCTCGACCAGCGAGCGGCGAGCGTAGTTCTGCGCCTTCTGCACAGCGATGGGCACTTCCTTGGCCTTGCCCAGGCCCAGGCCCACCCGGCCCTGGCGGTCCCCCACCACGACCAGCGCCCCAAAGCGGAAGCGGCGGCCACCCTGGTAGGTTTTAGCGGTGCGGCGCACCACGATCATCTTTTCTTCGAAATCGGTCTCGGGCATTCTTTGCTCCTTCGGAGGCTTCTAGAATTCCAATCCGCCCTCGCGGGCTCCGTCGGCCAAGGCCTTGACGCGCCCGTGGTACTTGTAGGCCCCCCGGTCGAAGACCACCTGGGTGATGCCTTTTTCCTTGGCGGCCTTGGCGATGGCCTCACCAACCTTCCTGGCGACTTCGGTCTTGTTGCCCGACAGGCCCAAGGCCTTGCTCGAGGCCGCGGCCAGCGTCACGCCCTTGGAGTCGTCGATGATCTGGGCGTAGATGTGCTTTAGGCTGCGGAAGACCGACAGGCGGAGCCGTCCCGAAGCCTTGACCGCATTGCGCACGCGGAATTTGCGGCGATCAGCAGAAGAGAGTTTGGACATGGCTCATCCTCCTTACTTGGTGCCGGTCTTGCCGGGCTTGAGCTTGATGGGCTCGTCGGCGTAGTAGATGCCCTTCTCGTGGTAGGCGCTGGGCTTGCGAATCGAGCGCAGGTTGGCCGCGGTCTGGCCCACGAGTTGCTTGTCGATGCCCCTGATGACGACCTTGGTAGGCTCGGGCACCTCGAAGGTGATGCCCTGAGGGGGCTCGACGATCACAGGGTGGCTGTAACCGACGGTGAGCTCGAGGTTCTTGCCCGTGAGCTTGGCGCGGTAACCGATACCCTTGATCAGCATCTCGCGGCTGTAGCCTTCGGCCACGCCCTTGACGGCGTTGGCGATGAGGGTACGGGTGAGGCCGTGCAGGCTCTTGTGGCGGCGCTGGTCGGTGGGGCGCTCGACCCTGACGCTGCCGTCTTCGACCTTCACCTTGAGGTCGGGATCCACGGCCACGTTGTTTTCGCCCTTGGGGCCCTTGACCTTGACGCTGGCGTAGGCCACTTCCACGGTCACGCCCTTAGGCAGGGGGATGGCTTGCTTACCAATTCGAGACATGGCTCTTGTTTCTCCTTCTAGGGGCCCTCGAACAAGCGCGATGACCTTGTTCGGCAGTTGATGTCAACCTCGGGCCGGCCCCAAATCTGCTCGTTTGGGGTCTCGATTACCACACCTCACAGATGACTTCGCCGCCCACGCCCAGTCTGCGGGCTTCACGGTCTACGAGCACACCCTTGGAAGTAGAGATGATGGCCGTGCCCAGACCCCGACGCACCACGGGCACGTTCTCGGCGCTGACGTAGACGCGCCGGCCGGGGCGGCTGACGCGCCGGATGTGCTGGATAACCTTCTCGCGGCGGGGGCCGTACTTGAGGGTCAGGCGCAGGAAGGGCTTGCCGTCGATTTCGATGCGCTCGAGGCCCTTGAGGTAACCCTCGCGCACCAGAAGCTCGGCGATCTGCTCCTTAAACTTCGAAGCCGGTACCTCCACGCTCTCCTTGTAGACCATCAGACCGTTGCGGATCCGGGTCAACATGTCGGCAATTGGGTCGCTGTACATTCTTACTCTCCTCTTACACCTCGAGCAGGGCTACGCAAGTCAGGTCTTGAGCCATTTGTGCTCAACCGTGCGACTTGGGGAACTCCTCCCGGCTCGTAGGTTCAGGCCAACCTGCGGTCTCGGAGCAAACCCTCCGACCGGCCAGGCCACCTCTACCAGCTTGCCTTCTTCACGCCGGGCAGCAACCCCTTGTGGGCCATCTCCCGAAGCTGGATGCGGCTGATACCGAAGTAGCGCACGTAGCCCTTCGCCCGCCCGGTGAACACGCAGCGATTCTTGTGGCGGGTGGGGCTGGCGTCGCGGGGAAGCTCGGCCAGCGCGGCCCAGTCCCCAGCGGCCTTGAGGGCAGCTCGCTTGGCGGCGTACTTGGCAATGGTCTTCTGCTTGCGCTTCATCTTCTCGACTTGCGACTTCTTCGCCATTGACTCACCTCCTTCCCTTACTTGCGGAACGGGAAGCCCAAGAGCTCGAGCAGCGCCCGCGCTTCCTCGTCGGTCTTGGCGGTAGTCACCACGGCGATGTCCATCCCACGCACGGCATCGACCATGTCGAAGGTGATCT belongs to Calidithermus timidus DSM 17022 and includes:
- the rpmD gene encoding 50S ribosomal protein L30 yields the protein MAIRVKLTKSPIGYPKDQKAALKALGLTKMHRVRELADNPAIRGQIAKVAHLVTIVEDK
- the rpsH gene encoding 30S ribosomal protein S8; the protein is MYSDPIADMLTRIRNGLMVYKESVEVPASKFKEQIAELLVREGYLKGLERIEIDGKPFLRLTLKYGPRREKVIQHIRRVSRPGRRVYVSAENVPVVRRGLGTAIISTSKGVLVDREARRLGVGGEVICEVW
- the rpmJ gene encoding 50S ribosomal protein L36 encodes the protein MKVRASVKKICDKCKIVKRHGRVFVICEEPKHKQRQG
- the rplF gene encoding 50S ribosomal protein L6 — encoded protein: MSRIGKQAIPLPKGVTVEVAYASVKVKGPKGENNVAVDPDLKVKVEDGSVRVERPTDQRRHKSLHGLTRTLIANAVKGVAEGYSREMLIKGIGYRAKLTGKNLELTVGYSHPVIVEPPQGITFEVPEPTKVVIRGIDKQLVGQTAANLRSIRKPSAYHEKGIYYADEPIKLKPGKTGTK
- the infA gene encoding translation initiation factor IF-1 translates to MAKDKDTIRMEGVISEALPNTTFRVQLDSGPEILCYISGKMRMNYIRILPGDRVVVEVTPYDPSRGRIVYRK
- the rplO gene encoding 50S ribosomal protein L15, which encodes MKLSDLRPNEGANKRKKRVGRGPGSGHGKTAGRGHKGQKSRSGGLKNPNRFEGGRSTLLMRLPKRGMSGQVPGEIKRVEYQVVNVGAIAKAFTQGEVTPEALADAGLVRPGYPVKVLANGEIGTALKVTAHKFSAAAAQKIKAAGGEAIALEGSGEGA
- the rpsM gene encoding 30S ribosomal protein S13, which encodes MARIAGVEIPRNKRVDIALTYIYGVGPYRAKEALEATQVDPSVRVKDLSEAEVAKLREYIENNYKTEGELRAEVAANIKRLMDIGCYRGLRHRRGLPVRGQRTRTNARTRKGPRKTVAGKKKAPRK
- the rplR gene encoding 50S ribosomal protein L18 encodes the protein MSKLSSADRRKFRVRNAVKASGRLRLSVFRSLKHIYAQIIDDSKGVTLAAASSKALGLSGNKTEVARKVGEAIAKAAKEKGITQVVFDRGAYKYHGRVKALADGAREGGLEF
- the secY gene encoding preprotein translocase subunit SecY; this encodes MLRAFRDALFIPELRARIIFTLMVLAAYRLCAFIPTPGVDYTKIKEYLGTQAGGALGIINLFSGSNFEQFSIFALGIMPYITASIIMNLLVTVVPALEKLQKEGEEGRRIINRYTRYAGVALGGVQALFLSTAFLSSNNGQFLLPGWEPGFFFHFIVVVTQVAGIALVLWMAERITEYGVGNGTSMIIFAGIVAGWPLRIAQTAGLVGAGQANLVALLFFIAFLVIAFAFMATITQAERRIPVQYARKQVGRRVYGGQATYIPVKVNAAGVIPIVFAAALLQVPIFIAGSLTQSQVAQSVAHFFNPSNLSGLIIEVLLVFGFTYIYTAVQFDPRRIAENLREYGGFVPGIRPGEPTVKFLEHIVSRLTLWGALFLAAVAAVPTLVLKATGFSLVSFSGISLLIVVGVALDTLRQIESQLMLRNYEGFLSKGRIRGRTGTRF
- the map gene encoding type I methionyl aminopeptidase; the encoded protein is MAIVIKSPWELERMAETGRLHTEIFAELEPLIRPGVSTLELEHFVARAIKARGGVAPQMGYQGSYPFATCMSLNEVVVHGFPDKRLLKEGDVLKVDFAFTYQGFTTDMARTYAIGKVSPEAEKLIRVTEEAFWAGLEAMKVGNRIGDVAAVVQEFIEGHGLWVVREMVGHGVGRSMHEDPQVPNFGKAGQGPKLRPGMTLAFEPMVTLFPAKVVILEDGWTASAGKGNLAAHYENTVAITEAGPRLLTGSPRSVAVR
- the rpsD gene encoding 30S ribosomal protein S4, which codes for MGRYAGPVVKIARRLGINVAETEKVQKYLDRRPYSPGQHGQKKTRRPSDYAVRLREKQKLRFIYEVGERQFRNLFEEASRKKGVTGTVFLQLLESRLDNVVFRLGIASTRRQARQFVRHGHILVNGQKVDLPGYRLKQGDEIAVSERGKKLAFIQANVERFKGRKSFPWLEFNPDTMKGRFLRVPEREALSIPVNEQLVIEFYSR
- the rpsN gene encoding 30S ribosomal protein S14, producing the protein MAKKSQVEKMKRKQKTIAKYAAKRAALKAAGDWAALAELPRDASPTRHKNRCVFTGRAKGYVRYFGISRIQLREMAHKGLLPGVKKASW
- the rpsK gene encoding 30S ribosomal protein S11, producing MAAPKKASKKKVKRHVTSGRAFIHASYNNTIVTITDADGNPVTWSSGGVIGYKGSRKGTPYAAQLAAMDAAKKAQGFGMTSVDVVVRGTGAGREQAIRALQASGIQVRSIVDDTPTPHNGCRPRKKFRKIA
- the rpsE gene encoding 30S ribosomal protein S5 — encoded protein: MPETDFEEKMIVVRRTAKTYQGGRRFRFGALVVVGDRQGRVGLGLGKAKEVPIAVQKAQNYARRSLVEVPLQGGTIPHEIQVTHGSSTILLRPAAPGTGVIAGMVPRAILELAGVTDVLTKELGSRNPVNIAYATMEALRQLQTWEDVKRLRKEEVA
- a CDS encoding adenylate kinase, with product MGEAVIFLGPPGAGKGTQAKRLAAERGYRQLSTGDILRSHIARGTELGQKVKPILDRGDLVPDELILELVKEEIAAMPTPRIIFDGFPRTHAQAEALDRLLEELGVELRGVLLVDVPREELIQRLLGRAQAEGRSDDNEETIRKRLAVYAEKTQPLVDYYARTGNLKAIDGLGSMDEVYSRIQSALNHDLH